The Trichosurus vulpecula isolate mTriVul1 chromosome 4, mTriVul1.pri, whole genome shotgun sequence genome contains a region encoding:
- the GADD45A gene encoding growth arrest and DNA damage-inducible protein GADD45 alpha — translation MTLEEFAAGEQKTEGMDKVGDALEEVLSKALSQRSITVGVYEAAKLLNVDPDNVVLCLLAADEDDDRDVALQIHFTLIQAFCCENDINILRVSNPGRLAELLLLGTGGSAAATATATAAAASGGGAEQPPDLHCVLVTNPHSSQWKDPALSQLICFCRESRYMDQWVPVINLPER, via the exons ATGACTTTGGAGGAATTCGCGGCCGGAGAACAGAAAACTGAAGG GATGGACAAGGTCGGGGATGCCCTGGAGGAGGTTCTCAGCAAAGCCCTGAGTCAGCGAAGTATCACCGTTGGGGTCTACGAGGCGGCGAAACTGCTCAATGT GGACCCCGATAACGTGGTGCTGTGCCTGCTGGCCGCCGACGAGGACGACGATCGGGACGTGGCCCTGCAGATCCATTTCACCCTCATCCAGGCCTTCTGCTGCGAGAATGACATCAACATCCTGCGGGTCAGCAACCCCGGGCGCCTGGccgagctgctgctgctggggacAGGTGGCTCGGCGGCCGCCACGGCCACCGCCACGGCCGCGGCCGCCTCGGGCGGGGGAGCCGAACAGCCCCCGGACCTGCACTGCGTCCTGGTCACG aatccaCATTCCTCTCAATGGAAGGATCCGGCCTTAAGTCAACTTATTTGTTTTTGCCGGGAAAGCCGATACATGGATCAGTGGGTCCCAGTGATTAACCTCCCTGAACGGTGA